Proteins encoded by one window of Rutidosis leptorrhynchoides isolate AG116_Rl617_1_P2 chromosome 7, CSIRO_AGI_Rlap_v1, whole genome shotgun sequence:
- the LOC139859493 gene encoding uncharacterized protein, whose protein sequence is MTLALHTKNKFGFVDGSCKKSKTDNVLMLQWDRCNSVVLSWILNSISDELYCGQVFAQSAQTVWEELKETYDKIDGSVTFNLHQKLNSLTQGNSTVSNYYHKLNALWKQFDALVKLPTCVCEANKEFKTHNDLIKLMQFLMGLDESYSSVRSNILLIDPLPSVKTAFAIVSREESHRTSSQTSSSGSVKNQNSAFLVSKTFDNKRRIGYAPNPNLKCTKCKRLGHTIERCYEIVGYPPGWVKRNDTKSTVSNNSVPAMNTSDNSSHPFSSEQISQLMSLLHDQSTQGNVHANMACHPNGTLAKITKIGNLHLTNNCVLKDVLVIPGYYVNLLSVNKLSKDYPMFIGFTSNNCFIQDLDLRKVVGVGNEVGGLLLGHPATQVLKLLKNSIGINPNSDSDVCDVCHKAKQSRDPFPLSDHTSSKIGELVHLDVWGPYRSCLGLFVKN, encoded by the exons ATGACTCTAGCCCTACATACCAAAAATAAGTTTGGTTTTGTTGATGGTTCTTGTAAGAAAAGTAAAACAGATAATGTGCTTATGTTACAATGGGATAGATGCAATTCTGTGGTTCTTTCAtggattttaaattctatatctgatGAATTGTATTGTGGTCAAGTTTTTGCTCAATCTGCTCAAACTGTATGGGAAGAACTTAAAGAAACTTATGATAAGATAGATGGTTCTGTTACTTTTAATCTGCAtcaaaaacttaattcattaacacAGGGTAACTCTACTGTATCTAATTATTATCATAAGTTAAATGCTTTATGGAAACAGTTTGATGCTCTTGTTAAACTACCTACATGTGTTTGTGAAGCTAATAAAGAATTTAAGACTCATAATGATTTAATTAAGCTAATGCAGTTCTTAATGGGTTTAGATGAGTCTTATTCTTCTGTGAGAAGTAATATTTTGTTAATTGATCCTCTTCCTAGTGTTAAAACTGCTTTTGCTATTGTTTCAAGGGAAGAGTCTCATAGAACCTCTTCTCAAACTAGTAGTTCTGGTTCTGTTAAAAATCAAAATTCTGCTTTCTTAGTATCCAAGACTTTTGATAACAAAAGGAGAATTGGTTATGCACCTAATCCTAATCTTAAGTGTACTAAATGTAAAAGATTAGGTCATACTATTGAAAGATGTTATGAAATTGTTGGTTATCCTCCTGGTTGGGTTAAAAGGAATGATACTAAGTCTACTGTTAGTAATAATTCTGTGCCTGCTATGAATACTAGTGATAACAGTTCTCATCCTTTCTCTTCTGAGCAAATTTCACAGCTTATGAGTTTATTGCATGATCAATCTACACAAGGAAATGTACATGCCAATATGGCAT GTCATCCAAATGGTACTCTtgctaagattacaaaaattggtaACCTTCACTTAACTAATAATTGTGTGCTAAAAGATGTTCTTGTGATTCCTGGATACTATGTTAACTTGTTGTCTGTTAATAAGCTTTCAAAAGATTATCCTATGTTCATTGGTTTCACTAGTAATAACTGTTTTATTCAGGATTTGGATCTAAGGAAGGTTGTAGGGGTTGGTAATGAAGTAGGGGGCttgtt ATTAGGACATCCTGCTACTCAAGTTCTTAAACTCCTTAAGAATAGTATTGGGATTAACCCTAATTCTGACAGTGATGTTTGTGATGTTTGTCATAAGGCTAAACAATCAAGGGATCCATTTCCCTTGAGTGATCATACATCTTCAAAAATTGGTGAATTAGTTCACCTAGATGTATGGGGGCCTTACAGG AGCTGTTTGGGTTTATTTGTTAAAAACTAA